TCCaggaacacccccacccccgggtaAGATACGGACAGGGTGCCGGGATCATGGATCAAGTAATTTTGTTCTAACGAGCAGGTCCAAGGAGACGGGTGGTAACTAGCTGACAGCGTCTGGAGCGTGATACGTAGCTTGTTTGTGTCAGTGTCTAAAAGGAGAAGTCCGAGGAGGGGCACCCCAGCCGAGGGGGCCGCGTCCTGGTGCCCTGAGTGAGCTGGTCCGATTGTCGCGGGCATAGGTGTGTTATGTGCCGGTCGCTCTGACGGGGCACTCCAGATACTGCAGCACCGAGCACTCGTACCAAGGTTGCGGCCATCGCAACGTTCCCCTGCAAGACCAACACGAATCAACAGGCAATCACTACATCAGAGGGCCCATTTTTTTATGGAGTCCAGGGAGCCTTCGCTTACACCACGGGAAAATagtagggggtgctcagcacccccggcagcccccccacccccgatcagctcctccccctccccgctagCACCTCCCGCCTGCCGGTGATCAGCCATAGGACGTGCCAAGTAGGGGCTCAGATGTCGGTGCTTTTACTTTCTCCGCTGCTTCCATGCTGTGCGACACATTTCCTTAATCCCTTTCTCATCAGGGGCTTTCTAAGTTTGATTCTTTTCAAGGACCGTATTTCATTATTTGCCCCTAGCGTCATTTGGGCTTTCCCCTTTTCAGCCATTTCTCTTAATAGACCAAAGTCCTACTCTGGTTTACATCTCGTAAGATTTCTCTTTCCTTGTGCTGGATAATTCCTTTTCCCTTCCAGAGCGCAACCGTGAAAATCGCCGCTCCCCAGATCTTCAGGGCATTGACCTCACACGGAGGAGTGTCAATCAGTCCTCATCGACAAACGATCCCGACCCCACCCTCTAGGAGCAGCCTTTCCTTGGATCGCCAGCCCCGCCGCCAAGCACGCAGGAAGCGGGCACCGAGCAAGTGTGAAAAtctgggagaggggtgggaggcAACAGACGCCGATGTGAGAAAAAGCCTCAACCATCgggactgtccccataaaatcaggacatctgatcacccgaGCACCGAGTGGAAGGGGACCAAATCAGGGCTTGGGGGGAATCCAGCGGAGGGGGGCATAACTGCTGGGGGGACTCTCATGGGAAGACTGTGCCcccttgtcacggagtccccaggtgCTATtcgggaactgctccccacgaagccaggcaggactctggtgaagtctcctctctgtgagcagcctgtctgcaggacacacagctcccccggctccaccttcctgggtctgacctcggagcattctgcatcctctgcccctccgtgcgcttcccacagcgagtccacccaggcagggtcctggggaagccagagggtcctgccccccgactccgcagtcagacgggactctcagccagccagtaacacagaaggtttattagacgacaggaacatggtctaacacagagcttgtaggtgcagagaacaggacccctcagctgggtccattttggggggcagtgagccagacaaccccgtctgcccttcactccatgtccccagccagccccaaactgaaactccctccagccccccctcctctgggctttgtccctttcccaggccaggaggtcaccggattcctttgttctccaaccctttagctctcaccttgcaggggggaggggcccaggccatcagtggccaggaaacagggtgtcggcccttctctgtgtccagacccctgcacacacctgccctctagggctgtgcaacgatcatacacccttaccccaccccctagatacttaagaactgcataggggaaactgaggcacccccacactattgagaggaaacattaagaacagtcccacttcatcacatctctccccggcagccagggccAGCAAGGGATGACAAAAATAAGACCGCTTCGTTCATGTGTGACCAAAGCAGGGTCGCCTTTTAATTCTCGGCCCCGTCTTCCTTCCGCCATGTAAGCTAGGCCTCTTAGGACAAGGGGCCCTGAGTCTCCACCTCTGTTGGAAACAAGGCACGTTACCAAGTCCTCCGCGGGTCTTGCTCCCCCTGAGTCAACAGGAAGTGGGCTGATGCAGAAGCGGGCACCGGAAATGCCGTGGCGGCCCGCGCCCAAGCTCATTTCCTGAGCGAGGGCGAGGCGGAAAGAGAGCGAGATCCGTGGAGGCAGATAATCCTGCCAGTTCAGCCCTGCTCCTCGGAGGTGGCCCCAGAGCGGCCCCCCGTGGCCGCCCCCGTGGTGCTCGGGGTCGCAGGCCGCCCCCTCGGAGTGCAGACCCCCGCGGGACCGCGATGCGCTGGTCACCCCTGCTCTCTGTCAGAGGCCCGGTGCGGGGAGGCAGGCGGGAGCTGCGCCGGGGCCACTGTTGCAAGGCAGATTTAGCCACATCTAGACGCTTCCAGATTTGGGTGGGGTCGTTTTGGGTCTGCTCCAGTAGGTTCcctgctgctggggtcagagtccaTGAGGGCGAGCGGCTGGGGCAGCTGCTTttcagggggcagggccatgcctaGGGGGGCCCGGGTTAGAGGCGCCCAATGTCTCCCCATAGCTCCGCCCAGGCCACACCCCCgtgccaccccttccccgcccagttccaccccctcgttcctcccccttccccccccagcgcctccagACGCCGCAAATCAGCTGGGTACCAAAGGCTCAAAAACTAGGAAAGAAataacattcccccccccccccttgtagCATTTCTTTAAATGCCTCCTCCACGCTACCCTCCAGAGTTGTGAGGTCGGACCCTTGGTCACTGAGTGCTAGGAGCTGTACTGTGGTTTATATCCACCCGCCCGGTCCCTGCTGCGGGAGACGTGTCTCTCCCCTCGGGCGGCCCATCGCCAAGGCCAGAGGCTGTCGGACCGTgccccgggctgcagccggggagAGGCAGGACGGCTGGAAGCCCACCTTGCCCAGTTCACTGGGGCGGCCTGGAGTCTCCGCCGCTGGGCCTCGGTCGCACCTCCCGTCTCCATCCCGGCAGGCTCCGCAAACAGacttgttggggacactggggcatggccactaggtaactggAGGGGATGGAAAaccacgagagtcgatgaagccccctcgcactaggcccaggtgtccttggccccccggcctggaggcacacagagcagttatgctgaggatctgcaacaatatgctgcagagtcagacagCCTGAAATGAACCAAGGccgaacagggcagatatggaagaacaatgctgaataaagcagctttatgtatggtttaacaaatgatacagagaacaagggaactagctggaaactggattggctggctatatggatacttagggcagcttgctattaaataagtatgctggaaaaaaggatgtataaaagcttgcgtaacttcctgctctggttgcaggatttgagattttattctccctgtacctttttgcagctgcaaataaatttttctgcttctccaccccgttgtgattattgggtgtagcacaccgggtagcgaaccaacccctgctgttgtttgcctctggcactgggtgccggcaacagacTCACCCCTGAAAGTCCCGCTTCTCCCTACAGGAGCCCGGCAGATGGGACACCTGGATCAGGGAGGGACCATTGCAATAGCGGGagggggtccagtggttagagcaggaggggctgggagccaggactcctgggttctctcgccggctctaggaggggagtggggactagtggttagagcaggggtggactgggagccaggactcctgggttctctccctgactctgggagggtAGTGGGGTtgagtggttggggggggggggggctgggagccaggactcctgggttctctccctggctctgggaggggagaggcgtctcgtggttagagctgggggggctgggaaccgGGATTCAGTTTGTCAGTATCTGTCTCACCAGTGCCAGCTACAGAGGTAAAaccatctcctgactcccaggcatCTCCCTCCTGTTTGCCCGTCCCAGGATTTCATGAGCCCTGTTTCCCCCGCCATGGCCCGGGTCGCTCAGGTTGAGTTCCTTGTCCACGGGGGACCCCCTAGATCCTTTCCAGGGTCCCTGCTTTGCGCGATTCAGTCCCCAGTTAGGCTGGCCTTCCTCCTTCCTCGGTGTACGGCCTGGCCCGGGTCCATATGGGTTGAACAGGCCCAGCTGACCGAGCCGGCCCGGCgtcacttctctctgcctccagcCACGCTCCGGCCTCTCAGCTGTTCAGGGTCCCCCTTGCCAGCCGGGAGGGATGGAGACCCCCTTTCTCTTTGCCCTGGAGGCCAAGGGGCTGCCTGAAATGTCTCCCCCCCTcacacctgccccccagggctctgcctggCTTTCTACGCCAGCCGCTTCAACACGGGGACCGTGACGGAGAACTCGGACGGCAGCTCCGACTACGGGATCTTCCAGGTCAACAGCCGCCGGTGGTGCAGTGACCAGCGCAGCCGCACGCTGGACCtgtgccagacacgctgccgcggtacggcccccccgcccccgggggagaggggggcagggaccccagccccacagggccaCCTCGCTGGGCGAGGTAGGGACTGGGAGAGTCTGGGATAGCTAGAtagagtggggggatggggagagatagatagatagatagagggcgtgcatggggatagatagatagaggggggtgcatggggatagatagatagatagagggggtgtatggtgTCAccgagtccccgggcgatgctctggaactgctccccatgaagccaggcaggactctggggcagtcgccttcctgtgagcagcctgtcttcagggcacacagctcccccggctctaCCTTCCTGGGTccgacctcggagcattcagcctcctctgcccctccgtgcgcttcccacagccagtccagggctcctggggaagccagagggtcctgccccccaactccgcagtcagacgtgactctcagccagccaggaaaacagaggtttattagacgacaggaacatggtctaacacagagcttgtaggtgcagagaacgggacccctcagctgggtccattttggggggcagtgagccagacaaccccgtctgcccttcactccatgtctccagccagccccgaactgaaactccctccagctcctcctcctctgggctttgtccctttcccgggccaggagggcaccggattcctttgttctccaaccccttagctctcaccttgcaggggggaagggcccaggccatcagtggccaggaaacagggtgttggcccttctctgtgtccagaccgctgcacacacctgccttctagggctctgcaacgatcatacacccttaccccaccacctagatacttaagaactgcgtaggggaaactgaggcacccccaccctattcagaggaaacattaagaacagtcccgcttcttcacatctctccccccttcgagatcgaactgagcggggtcactttagccggtgaccttgggaagttcgaagccaccaactttcccatggatgccccagcatctctcccattccttggtgggagttacaccaggccctttcagtgtcacgccctcccttaggtcgcgGGTGGTCGATAGCACAGCTCCGGGAGAGGGGTGGGGTCTGGTGGCTAGAGCAAGGgaagctgagagccaggactcctgggttctatccaccgctctgggagaggggtggggtctggtggctagagcaagggaagctgggagccaggactcctgggttctctccccggctctgggacgaGTTAGTAGCTGCGCAGGGACATCTCGCACAGCACACAGATGCAGCcacagctgggaggagaggcagtaGGGGGGCTAAGGCCTTTCTAAGCCCCCATCTTCCctcccagctctgagacaacctgtctgaacttgggcaagtcactacttgttccgtgcctcagtttccctcgtGAAAACACAGCTTGTCTCACAGCAGTGGCAGGGATCTCTGCCACTGTGTGTATTTCAGCCGGGTAGAAGGGATATTAGCATCCGCATTGAAAGAAGCCGGGctatcctcatgcttcagggcacagctgccctggggctggggctcaggaggggtTTTCCTCCGTAACAGGGGATGGAAGGGGTCCGTGGGCAacgggtggggaaggggttcCAGCTTCCTTTGCTGGTTCTGGCACCGGATACCGGGCTGGGGTGGGCCCAGGGGCCTGATCTGTTTTCACTGGAGggttttcattgacttcacttcACTGGTTTCACTTCACAAGGTCTCAGACCGGGTTCTCGGGGGCCCTGCCAGCCTGCGCGGGCGTCTGACCAGAGAAACACAGCAAGAAGATTTCATCCAACGGGGTTTATAAATTCCTTCGAGATTGCTCAGTGCAGGGACCATTCGTgtgaacagacagacagacacagtgaGGACAGacgctgcccccccgcccccccgcagggAGGAGACACGCTCGGGCCTCACAGATTACAACTCTCAATCCACTCGGTCAGGTCCTGCTTTTCACAGTGGTTCTTCCAGTCGTCcctgagggaggggaagtgacagaTGAGATGGCGGTTCACCAGCACAGTAGCGCTGATAGATAACCCATGGGGAGGGCTCACCCGGCGCTGAGCTGCAGTcacttctggggtgggacagATGGAGAACGGCCGCACATAATGACACATGGGGATGGCTtgcccggtgctgagatgcagccaactctggggcggggcagtcagagaACAGCCGCATATAACACCACATTGGGCTGTCTCGCCCAGTgctaagatgcagccacctctggggcagggcagctggcgaACACCCACACATGACGCCGCACGGGGAGGTCTCGCCCGGTGGTgaggtgcagccacctctggggcggggcagctggcGAACACCCACACACAACGCCTCATGGGGAGGTCTTGCCCGGGGCCCAGATGCAGAGCTCCTCTGTTGGGAataccccacccccagggagccCCCTTACCAAGCCTCCATGCCCTGAGGATCCTGCACCACTCTCTTCGCACAGTTGATGTCGTCCTTGATGTCGGGGTTCAGTAAATCTGGGAGCAAAGGTGGGAGGGTAAGGCAGGGATGGGCCCCCTCGGGGAggctgcagagttgggggggctGGGATGAAAGGGGAGGGGGTCAGATCTGCTCCAACCACACCTCAGCCCCCCCCCGGTGCCCGCTGAAGGGAAGGGTGCCTGTTCCCACCGCAGCCCGTAACGCGGCCCCCGGTGCGGCTCAGCAGGCCGGGAACATACCCCAGATCCTGGGGGGGCTTCAGGAGGCAGGAGTGGTTAGAAGCCTGCTTGGGCGTCGCACAGAAATGTCCCAGAGCACGCCCCCCCCCGTTGTGCCCCCCACCAACCCCAAAGCATGGTGCCCCCCACACTGAgctccctgcccgccccctgcagcccagcgccccactgctgagccccccactgacccctgcccgccccctgcagcacggcgccccacTGCTGAGCCCTCCACTGACCCCCTGCCCGacccctgcagcacggcgccccccactgagccccccaccgacccccagcctgcctcctgcagcacggcgcccccccgctgagccccccactgacccccagcccaccccctgcagcccagcgccccactgctgagccccccactgaccccctgcctgacccctgcagcccagcgccccactgctgagccccccactgaccccctgcctgacccctgcagcccagcgccccactgctgagccccccactgaccccctgcctcacccctgcagcacggcgccccccactgagccccccaccgaccccctgcccgccccctgcagcgtGGCGCCCCCTGGCGGCCTCACCCTGGCAGCTCACGTGGCACAGGTTCTCCGACGGGCTCTGGGCGTCCTGGCACCACCAGCCGCTGTTGATCTGGAAAATGCCGTAGTCGGTGCTGCCGTCCGCATTGGCCCCCACGGCCGCCGTGTCGAAGCCGCTCTCGTAGAACGCCAGGCAGACCCCTGGGGGGCACAGCCCCAGAGAGacggggagcggtgggggggggcacacagcCCCAGAGAGATGGCCCATGGGGAGTGGTGTGGGAGGGGCACAgccccagagagatggggagtggtgggggggcaCAGCCCCTTAGAGATGGGGAGCAGTGTGGGC
This is a stretch of genomic DNA from Chelonia mydas isolate rCheMyd1 chromosome 23, rCheMyd1.pri.v2, whole genome shotgun sequence. It encodes these proteins:
- the LOC102941530 gene encoding lysozyme C, milk isozyme; amino-acid sequence: MGVLGLVTLLACLSAGGRGKIFTRCELAQELQENGMDGYEGYSLANWVCLAFYESGFDTAAVGANADGSTDYGIFQINSGWWCQDAQSPSENLCHVSCQDLLNPDIKDDINCAKRVVQDPQGMEAWDDWKNHCEKQDLTEWIESCNL